One genomic region from Candidatus Neomarinimicrobiota bacterium encodes:
- the rpmI gene encoding 50S ribosomal protein L35, translating into MPKMKSRRGAAKRFTVTGSGKVRKNKANKSHLLSKKSMDRKRSLRKSGAVSDADIKRVKKMLGK; encoded by the coding sequence ATGCCTAAAATGAAATCGAGAAGAGGTGCAGCAAAAAGATTTACAGTTACTGGCAGTGGTAAAGTACGTAAAAACAAAGCCAACAAATCTCATCTTCTTTCAAAGAAAAGCATGGATAGGAAGCGTTCCCTTCGCAAAAGTGGTGCTGTAAGCGATGCTGATATCAAGCGTGTTAAGAAAATGTTGGGGAAATAG